The Alosa alosa isolate M-15738 ecotype Scorff River chromosome 9, AALO_Geno_1.1, whole genome shotgun sequence genome includes a region encoding these proteins:
- the mindy4 gene encoding probable ubiquitin carboxyl-terminal hydrolase MINDY-4 isoform X1, whose amino-acid sequence MIRVGPSFSSNDVMGRRKMVEEVSASLVREYLSRKGLKKTIACMDEELPRSSSSINSREDLRRLLYLDNLYKKNKLQEFPFKTLLELIVWYRTEESGGTKRKQQSNDSQPPRAEKNLTNSVGSSVTMPKEASGTDDSITGFIQQKSNVSRLSKSETISSPPIGLTSYSKGAKSPVNTNSSLTEGASDRLSLSSTSETSSSSDGIDQSTEKQSLVSESLRSRSTRIQRGMMAGPVANSPLDGSKKRVTRKSAGPSPLSAKDGEMKEYNTWLSSMTHSATSDSVFPEKGIPAPPAYWERVEDLPSEGHSPARACGEFEKVHWDKPQSDIPKREVSPMASEVHMMTLDDIDDNEEELCGLARPTVNHCLPQHTFDSHPIDLPTATALKELLLGSPVSCFGEEWKCQSFVFSDKPSLKYGIIQKKGGPCGVLASVQACVLQKFLFEDTECDLPFRQLQPSQSKRTRCLALAIADILWRAGDRRKAIVAINSKRSHFTPVRHYRSDGVLEMITCNTVNSLEELRSFLEQHIFQFECGPFGCILLTVSAILSRSIEGLRSDMDVPTTTLIGAHGYCTQELVNLLLCGRAVSNVFNGEMTLESGNGMFTLLKGVSARSDIGLLSLFEHYNICKVGDYLKHPRHPIWVVCSESHFSVLFALNKNLTSDLVEKMTFDLYYYDGLANQQEQICLTVSTGTSKMTCGGDCVDSDLIPPLEHCIRTRWKNAVVDWNDTEPIL is encoded by the exons ATGATCCGTGTTGGTCCCAGCTTTTCCAGTAACGACGTTATGGGGAGAAGAAAAATGGTGGAGGAAGTATCTGCATCACTCGTCAGAGAATATCTTAGCCGAAAA GGACTGAAAAAGACTATTGCTTGTATGGACGAGGAATTACCTCGGTCAAGTTCCAGCATAAACAGTAGGGAAGATCTGCGCCGACTTCTCTATCTTGATAATCTTTACAAGAAAAACAAG TTACAGGAGTTTCCATTTAAAACACTTTTGGAACTCATTGTGTGGTACCGAACTGAAGAGAGCGGAGGCACCAAGAGAAAGCAGCAAAGTAATGACTCTCAGCCACCTAGAGCTGAGAAGAACCTGACAAATTCTGTTGGCAGCTCTGTCACGATGCCTAAAGAGGCCAGTGGAACAGATGACAGCATAACAGGCTTTATTCAGCAGAAATCAAATGTGTCAAG GTTGTCTAAAAGTGAAACTATCAGTTCACCTCCCATAGGGCTGACATCTTACTCAAAGGGTGCAAAATCTCCAGTCAACACTAATTCCAGTCTCACTGAGGGTGCATCAGACAGACTATCTTTGTCTAGCACTTCAGAGACTTCTAGCTCCTCTGATGGGATAGACCAGTCTACAGAAAAGCAGAGCTTGGTCAGTGAGAGCCTTAGGAGCAGAAGCACACGAATTCAGAGGGGTATGATGGCAGGGCCAGTAGCCAACTCTCCTCTG GATGGTAGTAAAAAACGTGTAACACGCAAGTCGGCaggtccctctcctctctcagcaaAGGATGGAGAAATGAAGGAGTACAACACCTGGTTAAGCAGCATGACTCATAGTGCCACGTCTGACAGCGTTTTTCCAGAGAAGGGTATCCCAGCACCCCCAGCCTACTGGGAGAGGGTCGAGGACTTGCCATCCGAGGGCCATTCGCCAGCAAGGGCCTGTGGTGAATTTGAGAAAGTCCACTGGGACAAGCCTCAGTCTGACAT ACCCAAACGGGAAGTGAGTCCTATGGCTAGTGAAGTTCATATGATGACGCTTG ATGATATAGATGATAACGAGGAGGAGTTGTGTGGTCTCGCTAGACCGACTGTCAATCACTGTCTGCCTCAACACACTTTTGACTCGCATCCAATAGATCTTCCCACTGCCACT GCCTTGAAAGAGCTCCTCCTTGGTTCCCCTGTCAGTTGCTTTGGCGAAGAATGGAAATGTCAGAGTTTTGTTTTTTCGGATAAACCCAGTTTAAAATATGGGATTATACAGAAAAAG ggAGGTCCTTGTGGAGTGCTGGCCTCTGTACAAGCTTGCGTTCTGCAGAAATTTCTGTTTGAGGACACAGAATGTGACTTACCATTTCG GCAGTTGCAGCCATCACAATCAAAACGGACTCGCTGCCTAGCATTGGCTATCGCTGACATCCTCTGGAGAGCCGGAGACAGAAGAAAAGCTATTGTGGCGAT AAACTCAAAAAGAAGTCATTTCACTCCAGTGAGACACTACAGATCAGATGGGGTTCTGGAGATG ATTACCTGCAATACGGTTAACAGTTTGGAAGAGCTCAGATCATTTTTGGAGCAGCATATATTCCAG TTTGAGTGCGGTCCCTTTGGGTGTATTCTACTCACTGTCTCTGCCATCCTCTCCAGATCGATTGAAGG ACTGCGCAGTGACATGGATGTGCCCACAACCACTCTGATAGGAGCCCACGGCTACTGCACACAG GAGCTGGTTAATCTCCTGCTGTGCGGTAGGGCTGTCTCGAATGTCTTCAACGGTGAGATGACACTGGAGTCAGGGAATGGCATGTTCACTTTGCTGAAGGGAGTCTCCGCCCGCAGTGATATCGGATTGCTCTCCTTGTTTGAACATTACAATATCTGTAAG GTTGGGGATTACCTGAAGCATCCCAGACATCCAATCTGGGTTGTATGCAGTGAGAGCCATTTCAGTGTGCTCTTCGCCTTGAACAAGAACCTGACGTCTGACCTGGTGGAGaagatgacctttgacctctactACTATGATGGCTTGGCCAACCAGCAAGAGCAGATATGCTTGACCGTCT CAACAGGCACTTCAAAGATGACTTGCGGTGGTGACTGCGTGGACAGTGATCTTATTCCTCCTCTGGAGCACTGCATAAGGACCAG ATGGAAGAATGCAGTGGTCGACTGGAATGATACAGAGCCTATACTTTGA
- the mindy4 gene encoding probable ubiquitin carboxyl-terminal hydrolase MINDY-4 isoform X2 translates to MIRVGPSFSSNDVMGRRKMVEEVSASLVREYLSRKGLKKTIACMDEELPRSSSSINSREDLRRLLYLDNLYKKNKLQEFPFKTLLELIVWYRTEESGGTKRKQQSNDSQPPRAEKNLTNSVGSSVTMPKEASGTDDSITGFIQQKSNVSRLSKSETISSPPIGLTSYSKGAKSPVNTNSSLTEGASDRLSLSSTSETSSSSDGIDQSTEKQSLVSESLRSRSTRIQRGMMAGPVANSPLDGSKKRVTRKSAGPSPLSAKDGEMKEYNTWLSSMTHSATSDSVFPEKGIPAPPAYWERVEDLPSEGHSPARACGEFEKVHWDKPQSDIPKREVSPMASEVHMMTLDDIDDNEEELCGLARPTVNHCLPQHTFDSHPIDLPTATALKELLLGSPVSCFGEEWKCQSFVFSDKPSLKYGIIQKKGGPCGVLASVQACVLQKFLFEDTECDLPFRQLQPSQSKRTRCLALAIADILWRAGDRRKAIVAINSKRSHFTPVRHYRSDGVLEMITCNTVNSLEELRSFLEQHIFQFECGPFGCILLTVSAILSRSIEGLRSDMDVPTTTLIGAHGYCTQELVNLLLCGRAVSNVFNGEMTLESGNGMFTLLKGVSARSDIGLLSLFEHYNICKVGDYLKHPRHPIWVVCSESHFSVLFALNKNLTSDLVEKMTFDLYYYDGLANQQEQICLTVCTSKMTCGGDCVDSDLIPPLEHCIRTRWKNAVVDWNDTEPIL, encoded by the exons ATGATCCGTGTTGGTCCCAGCTTTTCCAGTAACGACGTTATGGGGAGAAGAAAAATGGTGGAGGAAGTATCTGCATCACTCGTCAGAGAATATCTTAGCCGAAAA GGACTGAAAAAGACTATTGCTTGTATGGACGAGGAATTACCTCGGTCAAGTTCCAGCATAAACAGTAGGGAAGATCTGCGCCGACTTCTCTATCTTGATAATCTTTACAAGAAAAACAAG TTACAGGAGTTTCCATTTAAAACACTTTTGGAACTCATTGTGTGGTACCGAACTGAAGAGAGCGGAGGCACCAAGAGAAAGCAGCAAAGTAATGACTCTCAGCCACCTAGAGCTGAGAAGAACCTGACAAATTCTGTTGGCAGCTCTGTCACGATGCCTAAAGAGGCCAGTGGAACAGATGACAGCATAACAGGCTTTATTCAGCAGAAATCAAATGTGTCAAG GTTGTCTAAAAGTGAAACTATCAGTTCACCTCCCATAGGGCTGACATCTTACTCAAAGGGTGCAAAATCTCCAGTCAACACTAATTCCAGTCTCACTGAGGGTGCATCAGACAGACTATCTTTGTCTAGCACTTCAGAGACTTCTAGCTCCTCTGATGGGATAGACCAGTCTACAGAAAAGCAGAGCTTGGTCAGTGAGAGCCTTAGGAGCAGAAGCACACGAATTCAGAGGGGTATGATGGCAGGGCCAGTAGCCAACTCTCCTCTG GATGGTAGTAAAAAACGTGTAACACGCAAGTCGGCaggtccctctcctctctcagcaaAGGATGGAGAAATGAAGGAGTACAACACCTGGTTAAGCAGCATGACTCATAGTGCCACGTCTGACAGCGTTTTTCCAGAGAAGGGTATCCCAGCACCCCCAGCCTACTGGGAGAGGGTCGAGGACTTGCCATCCGAGGGCCATTCGCCAGCAAGGGCCTGTGGTGAATTTGAGAAAGTCCACTGGGACAAGCCTCAGTCTGACAT ACCCAAACGGGAAGTGAGTCCTATGGCTAGTGAAGTTCATATGATGACGCTTG ATGATATAGATGATAACGAGGAGGAGTTGTGTGGTCTCGCTAGACCGACTGTCAATCACTGTCTGCCTCAACACACTTTTGACTCGCATCCAATAGATCTTCCCACTGCCACT GCCTTGAAAGAGCTCCTCCTTGGTTCCCCTGTCAGTTGCTTTGGCGAAGAATGGAAATGTCAGAGTTTTGTTTTTTCGGATAAACCCAGTTTAAAATATGGGATTATACAGAAAAAG ggAGGTCCTTGTGGAGTGCTGGCCTCTGTACAAGCTTGCGTTCTGCAGAAATTTCTGTTTGAGGACACAGAATGTGACTTACCATTTCG GCAGTTGCAGCCATCACAATCAAAACGGACTCGCTGCCTAGCATTGGCTATCGCTGACATCCTCTGGAGAGCCGGAGACAGAAGAAAAGCTATTGTGGCGAT AAACTCAAAAAGAAGTCATTTCACTCCAGTGAGACACTACAGATCAGATGGGGTTCTGGAGATG ATTACCTGCAATACGGTTAACAGTTTGGAAGAGCTCAGATCATTTTTGGAGCAGCATATATTCCAG TTTGAGTGCGGTCCCTTTGGGTGTATTCTACTCACTGTCTCTGCCATCCTCTCCAGATCGATTGAAGG ACTGCGCAGTGACATGGATGTGCCCACAACCACTCTGATAGGAGCCCACGGCTACTGCACACAG GAGCTGGTTAATCTCCTGCTGTGCGGTAGGGCTGTCTCGAATGTCTTCAACGGTGAGATGACACTGGAGTCAGGGAATGGCATGTTCACTTTGCTGAAGGGAGTCTCCGCCCGCAGTGATATCGGATTGCTCTCCTTGTTTGAACATTACAATATCTGTAAG GTTGGGGATTACCTGAAGCATCCCAGACATCCAATCTGGGTTGTATGCAGTGAGAGCCATTTCAGTGTGCTCTTCGCCTTGAACAAGAACCTGACGTCTGACCTGGTGGAGaagatgacctttgacctctactACTATGATGGCTTGGCCAACCAGCAAGAGCAGATATGCTTGACCGTCT GCACTTCAAAGATGACTTGCGGTGGTGACTGCGTGGACAGTGATCTTATTCCTCCTCTGGAGCACTGCATAAGGACCAG ATGGAAGAATGCAGTGGTCGACTGGAATGATACAGAGCCTATACTTTGA